Proteins co-encoded in one Papaver somniferum cultivar HN1 chromosome 5, ASM357369v1, whole genome shotgun sequence genomic window:
- the LOC113284000 gene encoding pentatricopeptide repeat-containing protein At5g16860-like — protein sequence MAKQIAYRLLKECTSLRNAKLLHQQTLIRGTSKQMAIDIISMYLSCECPSYALTVLEHLQPSPSLVYWWNVLIKKDVHIGLFNDSLSLFSRMTGMGWTADHYTYPFVLKACGEIPDTRRGRIVHAVICNNGFESNVFVCNSLVAMYARCGALEDARKMFDEMCQRGVTDKVSWNSIVAAYMQSGDSDEALMLFMRMTTSVKLLPDVVSLVNILPTFGSGGALEHGRQVHGLAVRSGLFDDVFVGNAILNMYAKCKMMDHAKKVFDVMEDKDVVTWNAMVTAYSQSGSFKDVLLLVEKMKEKRIEMDVVTWSAVIAGYAQRGHGCEALDVFRQMQISGSVPNVVTLISLLSGCATAGALLQGKETHCYSMKCILKREGVGHEEDKMVNNALIDMYAKCHDVSSARCIFDSLTFIERNVVTWTAMIGGYAQQGDANDSVKVFSEMMRGSSTPNAFTISCVLMACSRLSALRSGKEIHAYALRNRYENSMLHVANCLIDMYSKCGDVDAARNVFDNMKQRNDVSWISLMTGYGMHGRGEDALEYFDGMLKAGFVPEGLTFVVVLYACSHSGMVDQAINYFNNMTKDFGVIPQVEHYACMVDVLGRAGRLNEAVELINRMPVEPSQIVWVALLSACKTHTNVELGELASKKLLEMDSENDGSYTLLSNIYADAGCWNDVARIRSLMKKSGIRKRPGYSYVQGKKGNTTFFVGDRSHPQSEQIYKVLADLILRIKELGYIPKTRYALHDVADEEKNDLLSEHSEKLALAYGILTSYPGAPIRIIKNLRICGDCHSAITFISKIVDHEIIVRDPSRFHHFKKGSCSCKGYW from the coding sequence ATGGCAAAACAGATTGCATATCGCCTCTTGAAAGAATGCACTTCTCTTCGCAATGCCAAACTTCTTCACCAGCAAACCCTTATTAGAGGAACCAGCAAACAGATGGCCATTGACATTATATCAATGTACTTATCATGTGAATGTCCTAGTTACGCACTTACTGTCTTAGAACATCTACAGCCATCTCCTTCTCTTGTTTACTGGTGGAATGTTCTTATAAAAAAAGATGTACATATCGGATTGTTTAATGATTCTTTGAGTTTGTTTTCTCGGATGACGGGGATGGGATGGACTGCTGATCATTATACATACCCTTTTGTTCTTAAAGCTTGCGGTGAGATTCCTGATACTCGTAGAGGTAGAATTGTTCATGCTGTTATTTGTAATAATGGGTTTGAATCGAATGTGTTTGTTTGTAACTCTTTGGTGGCAATGTATGCCAGATGTGGTGCGTTAGAAGACGCTAGGAAGATGTTCGATGAAATGTGTCAGAGGGGTGTGACTGATAAAGTCTCGTGGAATTCAATTGTTGCTGCTTATATGCAATCTGGGGATTCAGATGAAGCTTTGATGTTGTTCATGAGAATGACGACAAGTGTTAAGCTTTTGCCAGATGTGGTGAGTTTGGTTAACATTCTTCCAACTTTTGGTTCTGGCGGAGCTTTGGAGCATGGTAGACAAGTTCATGGTTTAGCAGTAAGGAGTGGGTTATTTGATGATGTTTTCGTGGGTAATGCGATTCTTAATATGTATGCTAAGTGTAAAATGATGGATCATGCAAAGAAGGTTTTTGACGTTATGGAGGATAAAGATGTAGTTACTTGGAATGCAATGGTGACTGCGTATTCTCAGAGTGGGTCTTTTAAAGATGTATTGCTTTTGGTTGAGAAAATGAAagagaagagaattgaaatgGATGTGGTTACATGGAGTGCTGTAATTGCAGGTTATGCTCAACGAGGACATGGTTGTGAAGCCTTGGATGTGTTTAGACAAATGCAGATTTCAGGGTCTGTGCCAAATGTTGTCACACTTATATCTCTTCTTTCAGGCTGTGCCACCGCTGGAGCTCTACTTCAAGGGAAAGAGACCCATTGTTATTCGATGAAATGCATTCTAAAACGAGAGGGGGTTGGTCATGAAGAAGATAAAATGGTGAATAATGCACTTATTGACATGTACGCAAAATGCCACGATGTTAGTAGTGCCCGTTGCATCTTCGACTCATTAACATTTATAGAGAGGAATGTAGTGACTTGGACTGCCATGATAGGTGGTTATGCACAACAAGGAGATGCTAATGATTCAGTGAAAGTGTTTTCTGAAATGATGAGAGGATCTAGCACTCCAAATGCCTTTACAATATCATGTGTTTTAATGGCATGTTCTCGTCTTTCTGCATTGAGGTCTGGTAAAGAGATCCACGCATATGCTCTTCGAAACCGATATGAGAATTCTATGTTACATGTGGCCAATTGTCTGATAGATATGTATTCTAAATGTGGGGATGTTGATGCAGCTCGTAATGTCTTTGACAATATGAAACAAAGAAATGACGTCTCTTGGATTTCGTTAATGACTGGTTACGGAATGCATGGCCGAGGTGAAGATGCTTTAGAGTATTTTGATGGAATGCTAAAAGCAGGTTTTGTTCCCGAAGGACTCACTTTTGTTGTTGTGCTCTATGCTTGTAGTCATTCTGGTATGGTAGATCAAGCGATCAATTATTTCAACAATATGACGAAGGATTTTGGAGTCATTCCTCAAGTGGAACACTACGCTTGTATGGTTGATGTCTTGGGTCGAGCTGGTCGATTAAATGAAGCTGTTGAACTTATCAATAGAATGCCTGTGGAACCAAGTCAAATTGTTTGGGTAGCACTGCTTAGTGCTTGTAAAACTCATACCAATGTGGAATTGGGGGAATTGGCTTCAAAGAAACTGTTAGAAATGGATTCTGAAAATGATGGTTCCTATACATTACTTTCAAATATATATGCTGATGCTGGATGTTGGAACGACGTAGCAAGGATTAGGTCATTGATGAAGAAATCTGGGATCAGGAAGAGACCTGGGTACAGTTATGTTCAAGGAAAGAAGGGTAACACCACATTTTTTGTGGGGGATAGGTCTCACCCACAATCAGAACAGATTTATAAGGTTCTTGCGGATCTGATTTTGCGAATCAAGGAACTTGGGTATATACCGAAAACCCGTTATGCTCTTCATGATGTGGCTGATGAGGAGAAAAACGATCTTTTATCTGAACACAGTGAGAAACTTGCTCTTGCTTATGGGATTCTTACCTCATACCCTGGAGCGCCAATTCGGATTATTAAGAACCTTCGTATCTGCGGTGACTGTCATAGTGCCATAACTTTTATATCCAAGATTGTGGATCATGAAATTATAGTGCGGGATCCAAGTCGCTTCCATCATTTTAAGAAAGGATCCTGCTCTTGCAAAGGGTATTGGTGA